From Desulfuromonas sp., the proteins below share one genomic window:
- a CDS encoding molecular chaperone TorD family protein, producing MLDAFERKMLYAFLAALFHRPDEQTVAAAGGVEEKTFETLFPGLSIPPEASLEELLAAYDALFVAGGDEAAAPPYGSVYLEKKPRGAGNSTKLVGALYASAGLNPEHAEEPADYLPAELEFLFYLCEGESQSLEKDHKTKPERWMASQADFFHNFFAPWAGPFCDRVAVAEKAHPFYRWAADLLKRFVELEKTRLKAVR from the coding sequence ATGCTCGACGCCTTCGAACGTAAAATGCTCTACGCCTTTCTCGCGGCCCTCTTCCATCGCCCCGACGAGCAGACCGTCGCCGCCGCCGGGGGGGTGGAGGAGAAGACCTTCGAAACCCTTTTCCCCGGCCTCTCCATCCCCCCCGAAGCCTCCCTGGAGGAGCTGCTGGCCGCTTACGACGCCCTCTTCGTCGCCGGAGGGGACGAGGCCGCCGCGCCGCCCTACGGCTCGGTCTACCTGGAGAAGAAGCCCCGGGGCGCCGGAAACTCCACCAAACTCGTCGGCGCCCTCTACGCCAGCGCCGGGCTGAACCCGGAGCACGCGGAGGAGCCGGCCGACTACCTCCCCGCCGAACTGGAGTTCCTCTTCTACCTCTGCGAGGGGGAGTCCCAAAGCCTGGAGAAGGACCACAAGACGAAGCCCGAGCGGTGGATGGCCAGCCAGGCCGACTTTTTCCACAATTTCTTCGCCCCCTGGGCCGGCCCCTTCTGCGACCGGGTCGCCGTCGCCGAAAAGGCCCACCCCTTCTACCGCTGGGCCGCCGACCTGCTGAAGCGCTTCGTCGAGCTGGAAAAGACCCGCCTCAAGGCCGTG